Proteins from a single region of Sporosarcina sp. P33:
- a CDS encoding transglycosylase domain-containing protein gives MKRTDYVKSANRKKLKKITLSLSITLLTAVVTVMIVLRLYAQILGAPSLSVPKASLFLDHNGHQIGDHFSQQRRYWMKISDISPFLADAFVAAEDRKFYSHHGFDYKRIAAAVLKDVKTMSKAQGASTITQQYARNLYLTHEKSWTRKIHEALFAYRLEVFYDKDTILEGYLNTVYFGHGMYGVEAASRFYFSKAAKDLTLEEAATIAAIAKGPSIYSPLDHPENSRERQLLVLNQMEHYDYISAAQKERAIEEKIVLKTDSWKDMKQVAPYFLDAAWQEAEDILLAKGRAPAEGGWQIRTTLNQQHQQAAEAAIKEYMPNNDLQVGFISMAADTGFVTSMTGGVDFTDSSFNRVTQAKRQPGSAMKPILYAAALEKGMNPLTFMTAEKTIFTYDEGRSTYEPSNINGEFAAKPISLAQAIAISDNVFAVKTLEQVGYKPYTKMAQRLGINVAFPESPAVALGTSELTLLEMTTAYNRIASEGKQVEPHMILSITDANGKLVYEHPSKKLKQVMSEQDAFVLTHLMTGMFDPVFNDYLSSTGLSMRPKQTRPYAAKSGTTISDQYLIGFSPSLTAGIWTGFDRGKQLENLEDKAASKKIWIDFMEAAHEGTAPQPFLPPSGVQGVIVDIETGGIAVNECPKQRLMYLKDKDVPKKLCTDRSLREEHAGEQENSKLELFPFSFFE, from the coding sequence ATGAAACGTACCGACTATGTAAAGTCCGCGAATCGCAAAAAACTGAAGAAGATCACTCTGTCGCTGTCAATCACGCTGCTGACTGCAGTGGTGACCGTCATGATCGTATTGCGGCTATATGCTCAGATACTCGGTGCTCCTTCGTTAAGCGTTCCAAAAGCATCGTTGTTTTTGGATCATAACGGGCATCAGATCGGGGATCATTTTTCACAGCAAAGGCGTTATTGGATGAAGATTTCGGATATATCGCCCTTTTTAGCGGATGCATTCGTTGCGGCGGAAGACCGGAAATTTTATTCGCATCACGGATTTGATTATAAACGGATCGCGGCTGCGGTTTTAAAAGATGTTAAGACGATGAGCAAAGCCCAGGGAGCAAGTACCATCACTCAGCAGTATGCGCGAAATCTTTATTTAACGCATGAAAAATCGTGGACACGTAAAATCCATGAGGCGCTCTTTGCCTATCGTTTGGAAGTTTTCTATGATAAAGATACAATTTTGGAAGGTTATCTGAATACCGTCTACTTTGGGCACGGGATGTATGGTGTCGAGGCGGCAAGCCGGTTTTATTTCTCGAAAGCGGCAAAAGATCTGACGCTGGAAGAAGCGGCGACAATTGCGGCAATCGCAAAAGGACCTTCCATTTATTCACCGCTTGATCATCCCGAAAATTCACGGGAACGCCAGCTGCTGGTGCTCAATCAAATGGAACATTATGATTATATATCTGCGGCACAAAAGGAACGCGCGATCGAAGAGAAGATCGTGCTAAAAACAGACAGCTGGAAAGATATGAAGCAGGTGGCACCTTACTTTCTTGATGCCGCATGGCAGGAGGCGGAAGATATACTGCTTGCAAAAGGCCGCGCGCCTGCTGAGGGCGGCTGGCAAATCCGCACGACATTGAACCAGCAGCACCAGCAGGCCGCGGAAGCAGCTATTAAAGAATATATGCCGAACAATGATTTGCAGGTTGGCTTTATTTCGATGGCCGCGGATACCGGCTTCGTGACTTCAATGACGGGCGGCGTAGATTTTACCGACAGTTCATTTAACCGTGTAACGCAGGCAAAAAGGCAGCCGGGGTCTGCGATGAAACCGATTTTGTATGCAGCCGCACTGGAAAAAGGAATGAATCCCTTGACGTTCATGACGGCAGAGAAAACCATCTTCACTTATGACGAGGGCCGTTCAACTTATGAGCCAAGCAATATTAACGGTGAATTTGCGGCTAAACCGATTTCATTGGCACAGGCCATTGCAATCTCCGATAATGTTTTTGCGGTCAAAACGCTCGAACAAGTCGGCTATAAGCCATATACGAAAATGGCACAGCGGCTCGGGATCAATGTTGCGTTTCCTGAATCCCCTGCTGTAGCGCTCGGAACTTCTGAACTGACACTGCTTGAAATGACGACGGCGTATAACCGCATCGCTTCAGAAGGAAAACAAGTTGAGCCGCATATGATTCTGTCGATTACCGATGCAAACGGCAAACTCGTGTACGAGCATCCGTCGAAAAAGCTGAAACAAGTAATGTCGGAGCAGGATGCGTTTGTGCTGACACATTTAATGACAGGCATGTTCGATCCGGTTTTCAATGATTATTTATCCTCCACCGGCTTATCGATGCGTCCAAAACAGACGCGCCCCTATGCGGCAAAGTCCGGAACGACCATATCCGATCAATATTTGATCGGGTTTTCCCCTTCATTAACTGCCGGTATTTGGACAGGATTTGACCGCGGGAAACAGCTCGAGAATCTGGAGGACAAAGCTGCGTCAAAAAAAATCTGGATTGATTTCATGGAAGCAGCACACGAAGGTACGGCCCCGCAGCCATTCCTCCCCCCTTCAGGTGTACAGGGCGTGATTGTAGATATCGAAACCGGCGGAATCGCAGTCAATGAATGTCCGAAGCAGCGATTGATGTATTTGAAAGATAAGGACGTGCCGAAGAAATTATGCACGGACCGTTCGCTGCGGGAAGAGCACGCGGGTGAGCAGGAGAATTCGAAGCTAGAGTTATTCCCGTTTTCGTTTTTTGAGTGA
- a CDS encoding DUF1934 domain-containing protein, protein METPKLDVQLRSTIQHPGQSAETHNMQATGKIIEKKGQAYLLFEEQTEGMPAVRTTVKLHADDAFIMRKGGVQMRLPFRPDDVRFGTYGNGPAVMDLAVHTNELQWEPGRFAVSYDLHSEGNLLGKYQLTITYSEVAQ, encoded by the coding sequence ATGGAAACGCCAAAACTGGACGTTCAACTCCGTTCTACTATTCAACACCCCGGACAGTCAGCGGAAACACATAATATGCAGGCGACGGGAAAGATTATTGAAAAAAAGGGACAGGCTTATTTATTGTTTGAAGAGCAGACAGAAGGAATGCCGGCAGTCCGAACGACAGTAAAATTACATGCAGACGATGCCTTCATCATGCGTAAGGGCGGCGTACAGATGCGGCTGCCATTCCGGCCGGACGATGTACGATTCGGGACGTACGGAAATGGACCAGCCGTCATGGATTTAGCCGTTCATACGAATGAGCTTCAATGGGAACCCGGACGTTTTGCGGTATCGTATGATTTACATTCAGAAGGAAATTTATTAGGAAAATATCAATTGACAATAACCTACTCGGAGGTAGCACAATGA
- the argS gene encoding arginine--tRNA ligase has translation MNAVEQIQHEIKEALKQAIEKSGLVEASDIPEIKLESPRSKENGDYAANIAMQLTKLAKKPPRTIAESILEHLDTSDTAIQTIEIAGPGFLNIRLKTDTLGDIVKSVLDQGEDYGRSDSGKNEKIQVEFVSANPTGDLHLGHARGASLGDSLCNILDKAGYDVAREYYINDAGNQINNLALSIDVRYFEALGLEKEMPEDGYRGADIITIAKALVDEHGDRYVNVPEEERLAFFREYGLTIELDKLKQDLEDFRVHFDNWFSETSLYQNGKIEVALEKLRENGHVYEEDGATWFRSTTFGDDKDRVLIKQDGSFTYLTPDIAYHEDKLRRGFDKLINIWGADHHGYIPRMKAAIQALGYDRDTLEVEVAQMVQLYKDGEKFKMSKRTGKAVTLRELVEEVGLDAVRYFFAMRSGDAQMDFDLDLAVSNSNENPVYYAQYAHARICSILRQAKEQNMQASTEHVTLLQDEKELELLKKLGDFPRLVSDAARLRAPHRVTTYIQELAAAFHSFYNANKVLDSENKDLSEARLALITATSTTIANALKLVGVQAPERM, from the coding sequence ATGAATGCAGTAGAGCAGATTCAACATGAAATTAAAGAAGCATTAAAACAGGCAATTGAAAAATCGGGACTGGTGGAAGCTTCAGATATCCCGGAAATCAAACTGGAATCACCCAGAAGTAAAGAAAACGGTGATTATGCAGCGAATATCGCTATGCAGTTGACGAAACTGGCAAAAAAGCCGCCGCGCACAATCGCCGAAAGTATTTTGGAGCATCTTGACACGTCTGATACAGCTATTCAGACCATTGAAATTGCAGGGCCCGGTTTCCTGAATATTCGGCTGAAAACAGACACCCTGGGCGATATCGTGAAATCTGTCCTTGATCAAGGAGAAGACTACGGCCGTTCTGACAGTGGCAAAAATGAGAAAATCCAAGTGGAATTCGTTTCAGCGAATCCAACAGGGGACCTGCATTTAGGCCATGCCCGCGGAGCTTCTCTAGGTGATTCATTATGTAATATTCTCGACAAAGCTGGCTATGACGTAGCACGCGAATACTATATCAATGACGCGGGAAATCAAATCAATAACTTGGCGCTGTCAATCGATGTCCGCTATTTCGAAGCACTTGGCCTGGAAAAAGAAATGCCTGAAGACGGCTACCGCGGCGCAGATATCATTACGATCGCAAAGGCTCTAGTCGATGAGCACGGCGACCGCTATGTAAACGTTCCGGAAGAAGAGCGTCTGGCATTTTTCCGTGAATACGGCTTAACTATTGAGCTCGACAAACTGAAACAGGACTTGGAAGACTTCCGTGTTCATTTTGATAACTGGTTCTCAGAAACTTCATTATATCAAAACGGCAAAATCGAAGTTGCTTTGGAAAAGCTTCGTGAAAACGGCCATGTGTATGAAGAAGACGGCGCGACTTGGTTCCGTTCTACAACGTTTGGAGATGACAAAGACCGTGTGCTGATCAAGCAAGACGGGTCATTCACCTATTTAACGCCGGATATCGCGTATCATGAAGACAAGCTTCGCCGCGGATTCGATAAACTTATCAACATCTGGGGAGCGGATCACCACGGCTATATTCCTCGTATGAAAGCGGCAATCCAGGCGCTTGGCTATGACCGCGATACGCTGGAAGTAGAAGTGGCGCAGATGGTTCAGCTTTATAAAGACGGAGAAAAGTTCAAAATGAGCAAACGCACAGGGAAAGCGGTCACGTTGCGTGAGCTTGTGGAAGAGGTAGGCCTTGACGCTGTCCGTTACTTCTTCGCTATGCGTTCGGGTGATGCACAAATGGACTTTGACCTGGACTTGGCAGTTTCTAATTCCAATGAAAACCCCGTCTATTACGCACAGTACGCGCACGCACGCATTTGCTCAATCCTGCGTCAGGCGAAAGAACAAAATATGCAGGCATCAACTGAACATGTCACGCTTTTGCAAGATGAAAAAGAATTGGAACTGCTGAAAAAACTGGGTGATTTCCCAAGACTGGTAAGCGATGCAGCACGTTTGCGCGCACCGCACCGGGTCACAACATACATCCAGGAACTGGCGGCTGCATTCCACAGCTTCTATAACGCCAACAAAGTGCTGGATTCAGAAAACAAAGACTTGTCCGAAGCACGTCTGGCCCTCATTACTGCCACAAGCACGACAATTGCCAACGCATTGAAACTGGTAGGCGTTCAGGCACCGGAAAGAATGTAA
- a CDS encoding ABC transporter substrate-binding protein, whose translation MKKFWQLLLTAMLAVLLLAACGNDSTKEEKPADENQAGEETNTDSEASADNTSYPYTLKDAVGEEITFEKAPETVISLLPSNTEILFGIDAGDKVIAVTENDTYPEEATKLDTVGDFTVNVEKVISLEPDAVFANEMMMGSNEEGLNQVREAGIPVIVIQNAKTFEETYETIETIGKVMDKNAEANQVVEDMKAKVEDIKKKAADITDKKRVFVENSDAPEIYAPGKGTFPQQFLDMINAENIVTEEGWIMISPETIVDESPDVILAIYSYIPNVVENIKTRDGFDTVTAVKEDRVIQLDEDITSRTGPRLADGLEAFAKAVYPEVFGE comes from the coding sequence ATGAAGAAGTTTTGGCAGCTGTTGCTTACAGCGATGCTTGCGGTATTACTGCTTGCGGCGTGTGGAAACGACAGTACAAAAGAGGAAAAACCGGCAGATGAAAATCAGGCTGGCGAAGAAACAAATACAGACTCGGAAGCGTCTGCAGATAACACCAGTTATCCATATACATTGAAGGACGCTGTTGGTGAAGAAATTACATTTGAAAAAGCACCGGAAACAGTTATTTCATTACTGCCAAGCAATACGGAAATTCTGTTTGGCATCGATGCCGGCGATAAAGTAATTGCTGTAACAGAAAACGATACATATCCAGAAGAAGCGACGAAGCTGGATACAGTAGGGGACTTCACAGTCAACGTGGAAAAAGTTATTTCATTGGAGCCGGATGCAGTATTTGCAAATGAAATGATGATGGGATCAAACGAAGAAGGATTGAACCAAGTCCGTGAAGCAGGCATTCCGGTAATTGTTATACAGAACGCAAAAACATTTGAAGAAACATATGAAACGATTGAAACGATCGGTAAAGTAATGGATAAAAATGCAGAAGCCAATCAAGTCGTGGAAGATATGAAAGCAAAAGTGGAAGACATCAAAAAGAAAGCAGCAGACATTACAGACAAAAAGCGTGTGTTTGTTGAAAACTCCGATGCACCAGAAATTTATGCTCCAGGTAAAGGGACATTCCCGCAGCAATTCCTAGATATGATTAATGCAGAAAATATTGTGACAGAAGAAGGCTGGATTATGATCAGTCCGGAAACGATTGTGGATGAAAGCCCAGACGTGATTCTGGCAATCTACAGCTATATCCCGAACGTTGTGGAAAATATTAAAACACGCGACGGATTTGACACAGTCACTGCAGTTAAAGAAGATCGGGTTATTCAACTGGATGAAGATATTACAAGCCGGACAGGCCCACGTCTGGCTGACGGATTAGAAGCTTTTGCGAAAGCAGTCTATCCAGAGGTATTCGGTGAGTAA
- a CDS encoding iron ABC transporter permease, with the protein MSKTAVAYAVSIATLLVAIWLGVSIGTVKIPIETLWNQTDATASNILWKIRMPRVLLAGIVGASLAISGAAFQGLLKNPLADPYTLGVSSGASVGAVITLFFGISLPVLGTFTLPVFSMIGAAVTMFLVIGFARMIDRSMKMETIILTGIIFGSFLGSVLSLMIALTQEELRQIVGWLLGSVSMRGWKYITMVLPFFIAGSFILWLNRRELNALLFGEERAHHLGVNVKQRKLMILLGGSVLTGSAVAVSGTIGFVGLVVPHMTRMLWGSDHRHVLPLSLFNGASLLIICDLVARTVISPAELPVGVITAFIGAPVFAYIFYKQRRKGAM; encoded by the coding sequence GTGAGTAAAACAGCTGTCGCCTATGCCGTGTCGATTGCCACACTTCTTGTGGCAATCTGGCTCGGTGTATCGATCGGCACGGTGAAAATACCAATAGAGACGCTATGGAATCAAACGGATGCGACCGCCAGCAATATTTTGTGGAAAATCCGTATGCCTCGCGTACTGCTGGCGGGAATCGTTGGCGCGTCATTGGCCATTTCAGGAGCTGCGTTTCAAGGGCTGCTGAAAAATCCATTAGCGGATCCATATACCCTCGGAGTGTCGTCCGGTGCCTCTGTAGGCGCTGTGATTACACTCTTTTTTGGTATATCCTTACCGGTTTTGGGCACGTTTACTTTACCTGTTTTCAGTATGATCGGTGCAGCAGTCACCATGTTCCTTGTGATCGGCTTTGCCCGGATGATTGACCGGTCAATGAAAATGGAAACCATTATTTTAACGGGGATCATTTTTGGATCGTTTCTTGGATCGGTACTCTCTCTGATGATTGCGCTGACACAGGAAGAGCTTCGTCAGATTGTCGGCTGGCTGCTTGGCAGCGTGTCGATGAGGGGCTGGAAATATATTACGATGGTATTGCCGTTTTTCATTGCCGGCTCGTTTATTTTGTGGCTCAACCGCAGGGAATTGAACGCGTTATTATTCGGCGAAGAGCGTGCGCATCATCTTGGCGTTAATGTAAAACAGCGCAAATTGATGATTCTGCTCGGCGGCTCGGTATTGACAGGCTCTGCAGTTGCGGTGTCCGGAACTATCGGCTTTGTCGGACTGGTCGTGCCGCATATGACGCGCATGCTGTGGGGGTCGGATCACCGTCACGTGCTGCCGCTGTCATTATTCAACGGCGCTTCGCTTTTAATCATTTGTGATCTGGTAGCGCGGACGGTTATTTCGCCGGCTGAGTTACCGGTCGGTGTCATTACGGCATTCATTGGCGCTCCGGTGTTTGCCTATATCTTTTACAAGCAGCGCAGAAAAGGAGCGATGTAA
- a CDS encoding adenosylcobinamide amidohydrolase has protein sequence MLQVENLSGGYGKEPIVRNVSFHVEKGEVLGILGPNGSGKSTLLKIISGILPKQSGKVMIAGKPSGAYSQKQFAQQVAVLPQLHAHAFSHSVKDTVALGRYPYQSGIFSSWSELDEQAVQEAMDHTGVTRYSDTAIELLSGGEQQRVFVAQALAQQAPVLLLDEPTNHLDIAHQQQLLDTIRNQARQKGITVISVFHDINLAALYCDRLLLMKGGEVSAIGVPQDVVLEQEIHSVYHARVKTQPHPEMPKPQMTILPKLQEEEQRFFVTKADVTVQEDHVLLQSSQPLKTISSAVHNAGVGWYRTFVNRGVPADYMIDDVQRENTAFLRSHGYHLTDTVAMMTAVSPEHVEVHEYEADFGSIVVVVTAGVGNAVDVSKAWQREDISYIGTINTWVFINGVLSDEAFVQALVTATEAKTKALADEQVKDPESGTVATGTSTDSLLIASTQQGTKLPYAGPITQPGKLIGKGVYDCTVRAIHSYRAATGGRQ, from the coding sequence ATGTTGCAAGTAGAAAACTTATCGGGGGGCTACGGCAAAGAACCGATTGTGCGAAATGTGTCGTTCCACGTGGAAAAAGGAGAAGTTCTCGGGATTTTAGGGCCAAATGGCAGCGGGAAGTCTACTTTATTGAAAATCATTTCAGGTATTTTGCCGAAACAAAGCGGCAAGGTGATGATTGCCGGAAAACCGTCCGGTGCGTATTCTCAAAAACAGTTCGCACAGCAAGTCGCAGTGTTGCCGCAGCTTCATGCACATGCTTTCTCCCATTCGGTGAAAGACACGGTGGCACTCGGCCGCTACCCGTATCAGTCGGGAATTTTCTCCAGCTGGTCTGAATTGGATGAGCAAGCGGTTCAGGAAGCGATGGATCATACAGGCGTGACACGCTATTCAGATACCGCAATTGAACTGTTGTCAGGAGGTGAGCAGCAGCGGGTGTTCGTTGCGCAGGCACTGGCACAGCAAGCCCCCGTGCTGTTGCTGGATGAGCCGACGAATCATTTGGACATCGCCCATCAGCAGCAATTGCTTGATACCATCCGTAATCAGGCGAGACAGAAGGGCATCACAGTCATCTCGGTATTTCATGATATTAATCTTGCGGCGCTCTATTGTGACCGCCTGCTGCTGATGAAGGGCGGGGAAGTGTCGGCGATTGGCGTGCCTCAGGATGTGGTCCTTGAACAGGAAATTCATTCTGTCTACCATGCGCGAGTAAAAACGCAGCCCCATCCTGAAATGCCGAAGCCGCAAATGACGATATTGCCGAAATTGCAGGAGGAAGAGCAGCGATTCTTCGTGACTAAAGCAGATGTGACTGTACAGGAAGACCATGTGCTGCTGCAATCAAGCCAGCCGCTAAAAACTATTTCATCTGCCGTTCATAATGCAGGCGTTGGCTGGTACCGGACATTTGTGAACCGCGGTGTGCCTGCGGATTACATGATTGATGACGTGCAAAGGGAGAACACGGCGTTTTTGCGTTCGCATGGGTATCATTTGACAGATACAGTCGCGATGATGACTGCGGTCAGTCCGGAGCACGTCGAAGTGCATGAATATGAAGCGGACTTCGGCTCGATTGTCGTCGTAGTAACAGCCGGTGTCGGAAATGCGGTGGATGTTTCCAAGGCGTGGCAGCGCGAAGATATTTCTTATATAGGAACGATTAATACATGGGTGTTCATCAACGGAGTATTGAGCGATGAAGCGTTCGTTCAGGCACTTGTTACGGCGACAGAAGCGAAAACGAAAGCTTTGGCGGACGAGCAAGTGAAAGATCCCGAATCAGGAACGGTTGCGACAGGCACTTCGACAGACAGTCTGCTCATTGCATCCACACAGCAGGGAACGAAGCTGCCGTATGCCGGACCGATAACACAGCCTGGAAAACTGATTGGTAAAGGTGTCTATGACTGCACCGTACGGGCTATTCATTCATATCGGGCGGCAACAGGGGGAAGGCAATGA
- the cbiB gene encoding adenosylcobinamide-phosphate synthase CbiB, translated as MPAHIIAIAIGMVLDRLIGDPPNWPHPVKWLGTTIGNLTKLLNKGRMRTVKGGVLWLLICIGTFVLVIWFISIAYRLNIFAGITAEALLIAAGLAQKSLRDAALLVYEPLQSGDIKEAREKLSWIVGRDTEKLDESAISRAAIETVSENTSDGITAPLFWAFLLGAPGLWLYKAVNTLDSMIGYKDDRYREFGKISARMDDLFNWIPSRITGVLIILCTPNEGGRPVKQRISGWLRDAKRHMSPNSGYLEAATAWQLNIQLGGSSTYRGILSERAVLGPPVVANMRHIRSTIHQMQVVSWIFWLLCTVIGVVFYAIT; from the coding sequence ATTCCTGCACATATAATTGCCATTGCGATTGGCATGGTGCTTGACCGGCTCATTGGTGATCCGCCGAATTGGCCGCATCCCGTCAAGTGGTTAGGGACGACAATCGGCAATTTGACGAAACTGCTGAATAAAGGCCGCATGCGCACGGTGAAAGGCGGAGTTCTGTGGCTGCTCATTTGCATAGGGACATTCGTTCTTGTCATTTGGTTCATCAGTATCGCCTACCGCTTGAATATATTCGCGGGCATTACGGCTGAAGCTTTGCTGATCGCAGCCGGACTGGCACAAAAAAGTCTTCGTGACGCAGCCCTTCTCGTCTATGAGCCGCTGCAGTCGGGAGATATAAAAGAAGCGCGGGAGAAATTGAGCTGGATTGTCGGCCGGGATACGGAAAAACTGGATGAAAGTGCGATTTCCCGTGCGGCGATAGAAACCGTCTCGGAAAACACTTCGGATGGAATTACCGCGCCGTTATTCTGGGCGTTCTTGCTCGGCGCACCCGGTCTGTGGCTTTACAAAGCAGTCAACACGCTGGATTCGATGATCGGCTACAAAGATGATCGTTACCGGGAGTTTGGAAAAATATCTGCACGCATGGATGATCTGTTCAACTGGATTCCTTCCCGAATTACCGGTGTACTCATTATACTGTGTACACCGAATGAAGGCGGACGCCCTGTAAAACAGCGGATCAGCGGCTGGCTGCGCGATGCGAAACGGCATATGAGCCCGAACAGCGGCTATCTCGAAGCAGCGACGGCCTGGCAGCTGAATATTCAATTGGGCGGAAGCAGTACGTATCGCGGCATCCTGTCGGAAAGAGCAGTGCTTGGACCGCCAGTCGTCGCTAATATGCGGCACATACGCTCAACAATCCATCAGATGCAAGTTGTGTCGTGGATTTTCTGGCTGCTGTGCACAGTGATAGGAGTCGT